GTAATTTAACTCACAGGCCGTTGTGTATTCATTAGATACACAGACCATTAATTGTTATGTAAATCATCAATTGCTTCAACTTCCACATGCCGAATCTGTTTAGATACCTGATGGTCACAATTCCTTCAGTTATGAGAAGGCTGATATCCCTATAAATTGGTTGATGCCCTCAACCAACTATCCATTACTCAAAGCAATCATCAATTTTCTAGGAAGCTGCAACTCATAAATGGCACAAACGGCTAAAATTGGTACCTCAGAAGTTGTTTATGAAACTTCATACGTATTCGTTGACCAACTTGAATAAGGAAAGCAAGCCAGTGTAAGGGTTATGATATGTAGAGCCTGGGACACCCACACCAAAAACGGCAAGTATTTATCCACTGACTTTATCGCTTCAGATGAAAAGGTACCAATACTTTTAAGTGGTAGAATATATGTAGATATGTATGCTTCTGTGTTTATCTGTTCCTGGTGTTTTGTGTCAGTTTTTTCTAGATACATGTGTGTTTATGTTGTTTCTATTTCTCCAACATGTTAACTAATTTGGTTTTTATGAACGGTGGCAGGGGCATGTAATACAGATTACAACGAAAAATAATATCGCTCACTGTTTTATTCATAGGCTAAAAGAGGGTTCTGTTTATTTTCTATCTGATTTTGATGTTGTTCCAAACAAACCAGACTATCGTCTCCTCAATGACAACCAGGTTATGATTCAATTACAAGGTTCAACGCGCCTCAGAAAACAGCCCACTAATGACACGCGTGGTTTCATCCGCCACCCTTTCAATTGTATCAAATTTGAGGCTCTCACTCCTACAAATGGCAAATATTTAGTTGGTGCATTTCCATACCCATTTATATAGATGTTGATTAGAAATATACAGAGTGCTATACACTATGCTTGCTGTCTGCTTTTTAGATGTGGTGGGTTACGCCGTGAATGTTGGTTCCCATGTAGACCTGAAGACGGGTGATACAATCCTGGAATTTGATTTGGCTAATGAAAGGTAATCTCTGCAAAGACATTTGTTTTATTGTCCATTTATATCTGCTTatgtttgtgtgtgtatatatatatatatatatatatatatatatatatatatatatatatatatatatatatatatatatatatatgagtttgtATGGTTTTCACTTATAACACCCACGTTCCATATATAACACAGCGGACGTAAGATAAAGGTTACTTTATGGGGAAAATTAGGCTGTTCTTTCGTTCAGGGGAAGTCCTCCCAACCAGCCCCCAGGTGCATTATTCTATCATCGGTAACCGTGAAGCACAATTACCTAGGTATGTAGCTGTAGCACGCATTTTTATTTTCACCAGCTTTGTTACTAATACCCATTTATGTCGCCCACAATTATCCAGGAACTCTGACCCTCTCCAGTACATCATCTACTCTAGTTCTGGAAGACCCCGCAATTCCCGTACTGCAGGAATTCATGAACAACCTCAGGTCTGCCCCAAAACCAATTAAACACATTACATACGTAGGCCATTCACCGCCTTTATAATAATTTTCGGTTTTTTTCCACAGTGGCAAGGACTTATGCGGTGACCTCGAGTATTGTGCAATAGATATCCCCGCTGCAGCGCAAACCGAAGGCACCCTTGCTGAATTGATCTGGTCATCCCGCAAAGGAAAAGGCGCAGGGTCATCAGTAACCAAGGTAAAACAGTAAAACCTAACTAACACAAATAGCAATGCCTTGCATTTTCTAACATTTGGCCCCACCTGTCGGACTCAGCCTGAGATCTTCAAGTGTACAGTGCATGTCACAAATGCGCGTACCAAGCTTGGTTGGTATTACGTTAGTTGTGGCATTTGTCAAGCTAAGAAAGGGATTAGGAGGCAAGGTGGCCACTATTGGTACGAATCGTGCTCCAAGGATGTTCTGTACCCAAATACAAGGTACTACATTGCCCAAATTCTACATTGAGAGTTGTCGCTTTAATAAAACATGTTTGCTCCAACTGAAAAAACTGACGGTAAGGTCATTAATCCCCATAACAGGTTCAAAATCCAACTGGAAGTGACAGACGGAACAGGGGAGGCTGTCGTCGTATTATTTGACGAGACAGTAGAAAAGTTGGTGAGAGCCACTGCTAAATCTCTGGTGGCAGACCTTGATGAGGTTACCTCCTACTTTACCCTGCAACATATTAATTTGATACTCTCATTTCCATTTTGATATGCACAACGGTTATAACCTCTAAGTTTGCATATGCCAGATCCATTGATTTCTGATATGTttccatttacttttataaataggACTCCCCTAGCCACGTCTTACCTAACCCGATAGCGAACCTCATCAACACGACCCAGACGCTACTACTAAATGCAGGGACACACTATGAACACGGCTCCCATGAAAGCTTCAACTGTCTTCGAGTGTTGAACTCCGCCCCCATCGACATTGAAACCACTGTCACAGCCAAGAAAGACCATACTCCAGCCATAGAACCACCTGTTTCTACACCTAACAGGAAAAAACGGAACCTGGCCGTCGCTACTCCCGCAAAGGAAACAGACCGCCCCAACCGTCGAAAGTAATATTTCTGCTACTTTATACATATCTCTAACCATCTCTCCACCTTACTCTctctatattatatttatattatattcatattcatatttatatccATACATATGTACCTATATATTGGAGTTTCGCACCATCCCATCAATTTTCACCCCCACTGTTTTCCTTTTGCTTTAGGTTTATGGTCGAAAGCTCTGATTCCAAGGATGGCACAAAAACATCTGGAGCTGAGTAACTTCACAAGGATGTCCACCACGTTGAATAAAAGCgcctatgtatataaataaataaaaaacatatGATGTGATGTTTTTAGGTTTTTGGTGCTACTCAACCTGTTTTGTCATATTTCTGGTCCATGTTTGTAGCTacgctatataataataatataaattatgctTTCTCTTTTTTAAAACTCTGTTCCATACGTTTCATTGGATGTGCTGATCCACTTTGTAGCTACCACTATACTCTACTCGACCCACCCCGACCCATCTAGACCCGTTTGCCAAGTATACCTATGAGTAAAAGAAAATTCAACATTCAGATCCGAAAGTCAAAACACAAACAGGAACTGTTGAATCACCTGCAATCCTGGTTTTATTATCAGAACAGTTCTTCCAGCTCACTCACGGAAATTTGCTCTGAATACTTTCCCTGTTTCACCTTTAACTGCAACTTCATGCTAAAATCAAACAAAAAACATTAATTCTTAGCACAAGTTCTATAGATATTCAGATCATTTGACTCACTGGAAGGAGTTAATAAAAAATTACAGTTAAATTTCCCAAATATTTGAATTGTTAACATAAATAAAAACAATAATCACTAACCCAACGTATTTCTTCAGGCTTATAAGTTGATCTCTATGCAAGTATTTCTTCCAACATCTTTTTAGCTTTGTCTACATTCCAGTTTCATGCTTCCAGATAACTTCTCAAACATGCATCAGTGAAGTACACTAAGTTACATCCAACTAAGGGTCCAAGTGCAACTTTCAGCTCATTGACCTACATTGACCAAAAGGAAACAGACCGCCCCAACCGTCGAAAATAATGTTTCTGCTACTTTATACATATCTCTAACCATCTCTCCACCTTACTCTctctatattatatttatattatattcatattcatatttatatccATACATATGTACCTATATATTGGAGTTTCACACCCTCCCATCAATTTTCACCCCCACTGTTTTCCTTTTGCTTTAGGTTTGTGGTCGAAAGCTCTGATTCCGAGGATGGCACAAAAACATCTGGAGCTGGGTAACTTCACAAGGATGTCCACCACGTTGAATAAAAGTgcctatgtatataaataaataaaaaaaacatatGATGTGATGTTTTTAGGTTTTTGGTGCTACTCAACCTGTTTTGTCATATTTCTGGTCCATGTTTGTAGCTacgctatataataataatataaattatgctTTCTCTTTTTTAAAACTATGTTCCATACGTTTCATTGGATGTGCTGATCCACTTTGTAGCTACCACTATACTCTACTCGACCCACCCCGACCCATCTAGACCCGTTTGTCAAGTATACCTATGAGTAAAAGAAAATTCAACATTCAGATCTGAAAGTCAAAACACAAACCAGAACTATTGAATTACCTGCAATCCTGGTTTTATTATCATAACAGTTCTTCCAGCTCACTCACGGAAATTTGCTCTGAATACTTTCCCTGTTTCACCTTCAACTGCAACTTCATGCTAAAATCAAACAAAAAACATTAATTCTTAGCACAAGTTCTATAGATATTCAGATCATTTGACTGCACTGGAAGGAGTTAATAAAAAATTACAGTTAAATTTCCCAAATATTTGAATTGTTAACATAAATAAAAACAATAATCACTAACCCAACGTATTTCTTCAGGCTTATAAGTTGATCTCCATGTAAGTGTTTCTTCCAACATCTTTTTAGCTTTGTCTACATTCCAGTTTCGTGCTTCCAGATATATCTTCTCAAACATGCATCAGTGCAGTACACTAAGTTACATCCAGCTAAGGGTCCAAGTGCAACTTTCACCTCATTGACCTACATTGACCAAAAAAATAACCCAGCAGCCACCATGAGACATTCATCAGTCAGAAAAACAATCAATAAAAAACATGTATTTACCAACATTAATTTTAAAGATAATGTGAAATTAGCTCCATATTAAACAAAATTGTGGTTAGTTACCTTAGCCTCTGATTACAGTTGAGGCCGCTCCTGGACTTGCTGCGGCTGAGACGAACCACGCCGTCGAATTAAAGAATAATATTCTGTGGTTAAATATTCATCTCAATTAAAGAATAATATATCTGAAAATACTTACACAAAACTCAGCCTTCTGAACCAGCATCGTCAATTCGCGTGGTTAATTCCCCttctttataattttttttttaaagagtaGACTCTCAAATTTCGAGTTCTTAGCTTTGTGCTTTACGTTAATGGTGTTAATTTGACAGTACTATTTAAAGAGACTGCTACTAGCTGTACCTTTTTTTTTATTGGAATTTAATAATTAACTAACTGGATATGATGATGATGTCATGGTAGGCGTTGGATTATGTCATAGCCGAAGCACGAGAAGTTGGGATAAGGCTTCTACTGAACTTAGTTAATAATTTGTATGCATACGGTGGCAAGACTCAATGCGTTAAACGGGCATGGACTAAAGATGTTGGCTTGAACCCCTCTAATGACTCATTCTTCTACGATCCATCAATTCGTGTATATTTCAAAAACTATGTCAAGGTACCATTCTATGTTTCTCTGGTGTACAACTAATGATTAAAAGGCAGAAACATTATTATTGTAACACAAAACCAAACGCATCATGTTCACCGGGTATTGATCTCAGGCCCCAAATAAATATAACATTTAGTCCACCCAAAAATATCTCTATTACCAGTCCGTTCACGTCAGAGTTAGTAACTGAAAATGTAACTTCAGAACCCCAATTAATATGCCCCTTTAAAAAACCCTTTCCCTTCTTCTTCCAGCCATTAAAGTTTAGTAGTTTCAGTTAGGCAAGTGTAGAGTCACTTAACATTATAAATTTAATTTCAAGCCACTCCAACTTTGCAAATCAAACACCATACTCCACTGTTGCTAAGGATTCCTGTTGCAATCCATTCTTATCAGGCTTAAATGTATATAGGTATGCCATTTTTAACATTCTGCAAGTAACTAAGCATAATACCATTGTATAAATGATTGGCTCCTTTTAACACTAATTATTTGCAGATACCAAGGAAATACTACCATTCTCAACATTCCTCAATGGTTCAATCTCTATCCACTCCTCAGAAACAGTTACATTTAATAGGAAAAAACAAGCTTACTGTGGGATGAAGATAATAGAACCACAGAATATTTACTCAGGTCATGCACTCACAACCCATAAATTTTATCCAATAGGCCAAACACACATGTTCATTGATTCTTGAATCACTCATTGTGATGACATAAACTGCAGGTTCATCAGGTTACGATTACACCACTGTCTCCCTAACGAACATCCTCTATCATACAATCATAATTCAATCAATAAAGAGGAAAATGAATGGTCACCTGCAGACTTTTGTGGGTCTTAAACTGAACACTCCAGCTGCGGCATCCCGAGTGGGTAAGTAAATAATAAACGTAAATTAATTTTGTCAAAGTTTACACACACTTAATTATAATGCACATACAAttgtttttatgtttttaataCTATTAATTATTTTGGATTGTTTTGCTTAGTTTATTATATATCATTAATCGTCTATGTATTCATTTGCGCATTTCAAATTAGATTCAAGTGTTAATTATATGCACACTTTATTATTTGACATTTAATACAATATACAAtcatataaaaatgaaaataaccaCAAACAATATTAACATTGTGTATAGAATATTTGTATAAGGTGAGTTTGTTTTGAGGGTTTAGGTTATTGGTGTATGAAAATTGAACTGGTCATCGATCATTTTGTGGTTTAGTTGTATTTTATACTTTATACATATAATATGAGAATCAAAATATGGATGGATTCCTATTATGTTACGGGGGTGTTATACTAACTCTACTGTGCTCATTATCATACCAACCTTATATTAATCTTATCCTTATAATGCACATGTTAATTAACTTTTACTAATTTGCGCTGAATGATTACTTAATATTTGCATTCATCTACTATTATTTATGCAATTAATTAAAATGCAATTAATTTTGGCTGTTTTAATTAAATGCTAACTTACATCCACTCAAACATTTTTGCAGGTCATTCCATCCATCCATAAAGCCAAGAAGGGAAACCACTAGTTTCGTCAGGCAATAAAAAACAGAGCATCCTCCCTGCCCAGGTCCCTACACCCTCCAATCAGCCTATGCCAGCTATTTGCGTCTCCACCCCTTCGATGTTGCAGCTGCATCAGGCACGTACAACAGGTATAGAGCTGCGGTGTATTTTTATAGATTACCTAATTATTCATGTTCACTCCTTTTTGTTAATAACCCGCTTATGCATTAGCTATTGCAACCCATCCAATTCGAATGGGCCTGTTGTGCACCGGGGGGTCAGATTACCCtaaacaagtttttttttttttttttctagaaGGGCAATTAACCCTAAACAATGTACCTATCTTATGAAGTTTAAAGGAATGAATTTATTTGAAAAGCAGTCAACTTATTAATTAAATTCTCATCTTCATCTTCTATCACTTGCTTATATAATGTAAGATCATGCATCCTTAACAATTACTTATATGATGTAAGACCTTGCATACCTTTTAAATTTTCTtactttagataaataaaattTACCATAATGACATAACATTATTAAGAAATTCAAATTTTTTGCGTATCTGAATATATGTTCCCCCCCCTCCCCCCTTCCTTTTTTTTTCGTTCCCCTTTTCCTTTTTCCTAGAAGGGCAATTAACCATAAACAATGTAGCTACCGAACTCAACACTTTAAAATGCAATTAATTTTCACTATTTTAATTAAATGCCAACTTACACCCATTCAAACATTTTTGCACGTCATTCCGCGCATCCACAGAGGCAAAAAGGGAAACCACCAGCTTCGACAGGCAATAAAAAACAGACCCTTCTCCCTGCCCAGGTCCCTACACCCTCCAAACAGCCTATGCCAGTTATTTGCGGGTCCTCACCTTCTATGTTGTAGCTACGTCAGTCACAGACAACAGGTATGGAGCTGCGGTGTATTTTTGTAGATTACCTACTTATTCATATTCACTCCCTTTTTCAATAATCCGCTTATGCATTACCTATCGCATCCCATCCACTTCGAATGGGGCTGTTATGAACCGGGGGGGCAGATAACCCTAAACAAGGTTTTTTTTTCCCACCCTAGAAGGGCAGTTGACCCTAAACAATGTACATATCTTATGAAGTTTAAGGAAATGAATATATATGAAACGGAGTCACCTTATTAATTAAATTCTTATTTTCATCTTCTAACAATTACTTACATAATGTAAGATCATGCATCCTTAACAATTACTTATATAATGTAAGCCCTTGCATGTTTTTTATATTTTCTTACTTAAGATAAATAAAATTCAAGATAATGACATAAAATTATTAAGAACTTCAAAATTTTTGACAAACTAAATATAGAAATGGATTGCTTTTTTCCCCCTTCTCCTATAACGGCAATTAACCCTAAACAATGTACCTATCCAACTCATCATTTTATAATGCAATTAATTTTTGCTgttttaattaaatgatatcttacATCGACTCAAACATTTTTGCAGGTCATTCCACCCATCCACACAGCCAAAAAGGGAAACCTCCAGTTTCGTCGGGCAATAAAAAACAGTCCCTACTCACTGGCCCGGTTCCTACACTCTCTAATCAACATATGCCAGCTATTTACAGCTCCTCACCTTCTATGTTTCAGCTACGCCAGACACAGACAATATGTATGGAGCTGCGGTGTAtttttatagattacataatcattCATGTTCACTCCTTTTTGTCAATAGTCCACTTATTCATTGGCTATCACAAACCGTCCAATTCGAATTGGCATGTTCGCCCGCTAAACAGCACCGGGTGGGGGGGGGGGGTCAGATTAACCTAAATTTTTTCCCCACTACTCTAAAGGGGCAATTAACCCTGACCAATGTTCCTATCAACTCATCATTTTTAAATGCAATTAATTTTTCGTTATATTAATAAAACGCTACCTTAGACCCGGGGAAACATTTTTTCAGGTCATTCCGCCCATCCACACAACCAAAAAGGGAAAATTCCAGTTTCGTTGGCCAAAAATAAACAGCCCCTCCACCCTGCCCAGGTCCTTGCACCCTCCAATCAGCCTACGCCAACTATTTACGGTTCCTCACATTCTTTGTTGCAGCTATGTCAAACACCGACAACGGGTATGGAACTACACGTGTATTTTTATAGACTACATAATTATTCATGTTCACTACTTTTTTTCAATCATCCGCTTATTCATTAGCTATAGCAGGCCGTCCAAATCAGATGGCCCTGTTCACCCGCTAAGCAGAACCGGGGGGTCAGATTAACCctaaacatttttattttttttccctaGAAGGGCCATCAACCCTTAACAATGTCCCTATCCAATGCATCATTTTTAAATACCCTTAATTCCCACTATTTTAATAAAATGCTAACTTAGATCCACACACACATTTTTGCAGGTCACTCCGCCCATCCATAAAGCCAAAAAAAACACCTTATAAAAAGAGCTTCAAGCTTATCAGGTCACTAGCTTCTGTTCTTACCCAACACATGATATATGAATATAATAACAATCTATTTCTAACATTATTGTATGCAACTTTTAGGCACTCATGTGGCTTACCATGATCAAGGCCCACCATCATACAGATGCTCAAATTGCAACGCAACAATGTGGTATCAAGAGAGGAGTAACAAACAGAAAAAGACAAGCAACCCTACCTTCTCACTATGTTGTCAAAATAGTAAAGTTCTATTGCCTCGCCTCAAAGACCCTCCTCCGTTGTTGAAAAAACTTCTAGACTATACTGACCCTACAACCGCCAAATTCAGGGAACAAATCAGAATTTACAATGGCATGTTTTGCTTCACATCATTTAGCGCTAAAATTGACCACTCCATCAACCGTGGAAGAGGACCATACACATTTAGAATAACTGGTCAGGCATACCATACAATGGGTTCTTTATTACCACAAGAAGGCAGCCAACCAAGATATGCGCAACTATACTTTTATGACACCGATAATGAATCCAGAAATCGCATGTCAGCTTTCCTAGATCCTCATTCAAAAGATCTCCTGGACAAAGCACTAATAATAGACATCATTAATATGTTGAATGAATTCAGCGCTGTTGCTCAAGCATTTCGAATGGCCAGGGATTGGTGCAACACCAACACATCAGCAGACTTTCAACTTCGACTCATAGGTAATCATAGCAGCTCACGCCAATATAACACACCTACTGTAGCTGAAGTGGCTGCATTGGTCACAGGTGATTTAGGCCACTCTTCTTCTACTAGAGATATAATTGTTAGCAAAAAAAACAACAAGCCACAAAGAATATCCGAATTACACATGCTCTACATGCCATTGCAATATCCTTTGTTATTCC
This genomic window from Rutidosis leptorrhynchoides isolate AG116_Rl617_1_P2 chromosome 2, CSIRO_AGI_Rlap_v1, whole genome shotgun sequence contains:
- the LOC139888143 gene encoding replication factor A protein 1-like yields the protein MICRAWDTHTKNGKYLSTDFIASDEKGHVIQITTKNNIAHCFIHRLKEGSVYFLSDFDVVPNKPDYRLLNDNQVMIQLQGSTRLRKQPTNDTRGFIRHPFNCIKFEALTPTNDVVGYAVNVGSHVDLKTGDTILEFDLANESGRKIKVTLWGKLGCSFVQGKSSQPAPRCIILSSVTVKHNYLGTLTLSSTSSTLVLEDPAIPVLQEFMNNLSGKDLCGDLEYCAIDIPAAAQTEGTLAELIWSSRKGKGAGSSVTKPEIFKCTVHVTNARTKLGWYYVSCGICQAKKGIRRQGGHYWYESCSKDVLYPNTRFKIQLEVTDGTGEAVVVLFDETVEKLVRATAKSLVADLDEDSPSHVLPNPIANLINTTQTLLLNAGTHYEHGSHESFNCLRVLNSAPIDIETTVTAKKDHTPAIEPPVSTPNRKKRNLAVATPAKETDRPNRRK